From the genome of Pseudarthrobacter sp. NIBRBAC000502772:
ACAGGCGGTGGCCGGCAAGCCGGAGACAGAAGTTCACCACCCAGAGCAGACCGACACCGATGATCAGTGCCAGGCCAATGTCGCTGGCTTCGGAGAGCATCACAGTGCTTCAGCCTTAGCAGATTCGTCCGATCCCTTTCGAGTCTTGGCATCCCTATAGACCGTGGTCCCCATGACCAGGAAGACCTCCAGGAAGCCAACGCCAAGCCAAGTCAGGACGGTGATCAACGCGACCGCGAACCCCACCATGCCGCCCGTCACGGCCAGCATCACAGCCCACAGAGGCAGGCCGGCTAGAAGAATCCAGCGGGTCCAGCCGTACGCCCGGCTGCCGGTGATGGCAAGGAAAGCGTGCACCAGCCAGAGAGCGCCTACGACGACCGGAACGACACTGAACGGGCTCACCTGGCAGCGCGTTCGTTGCTCCGGAAGTCTCTGGTGTGCACAAGCGGATCCCCCGCGTCCCCCAACGTCATCGCCCCAGCCTATCCTCACCGACGGCGTCACCCACGAAACCCGGGCCTGATGGCTACTTGCCCGCCCTGGAAAAAAAGCGAGTACTCACTACTCGTGTGCCATCCCGTCAGGGCCTTTTACGATGAGGACGTACCGACACATGGGGGCTGGGCATGATGATCGATCAACAGGTGGACTGGCGCGTCTCGGGGGTCCTGCTGGATATCCGCGGACACTCGGAAGCGGCATCAGCGTGCGCACTGGCCCGGATTGCGGCGTCCGCCGTGAGCGAGATTGCCGGCCACCCCGTGGAGAGCACGGTGACGCTCGTGCGGCCGGACGGGACGCCCTTCACAGCGGCAACCACCGACGCCGCCGGCGGCCTTTCCCGGTGGGACCAGCTCGCCGGACGGGGTCCCACCTCGCGGGCACTCGGCGGCCGCCTGACCATCATTCTCAATGATCACTGCCTGGACAGGCGCTGGGACGAGTACCCGGCCAGTCTCAGGTCAGCCGGCTTCCGCTCCGCCGTCGCCGTGCCATTGCGGCTGGAACGCGGCTACCGGGCCGCACTGACGATGTATTCGGCGGAAACGAACGTGTTCACCCCGGTTGTCGCCAGCCAGGCGCTGGCGTTCTCCGACGTGGCGGCCACGAGCCTGGTCCTGGCACTGCAGGTCCGGGCTGGCCTGGCCCAATCCGCGGACCTCCGCGCAGCCATGGCCAGCCGCACTGCGGTCAACGTGGCCTGCGGTGTGATCATGGGCCAGAACGGGTGCTCCTATGAGGAGGCGTTGCAGATGCTCACGCTCGCATCGAGCCATCGGAACCTGACCATCCGCGACGCCGCCGAAGCGATGCTGCGCCCGCTCCCGGGCGGGGTTCCGCCCACACACTTCCAGCAGCGCGCCTGACGCAGCGGCCGCCGTCGAGCGTTGAGGGCGCCACGACTGTTGCGCACCCAGCGCGGGTCAGCGCAGAACCACTGTGCGCCCGCCGTCGAGCATTACCCGGCCTTCACAGTGCCACCGGACCGCGTTGCTCAGCGCCTTGCACTCAGCGTCGCGGCCCACGCGCACCAGGTCGTCCGCCGTGTACGTGTGGTCCACGTCGATGACCTGCTGGGCGATGATCGGCCCCTCGTCCAGCTCCGCGTTGACGTAGTGCGCCGTGGCGCCCACGGTCTTGACGCCACGGTCGTAGGCCTGGTGGTACGGCTTGGCGCCCTTGAAGCTGGGCAGGAACGAGTGGTGGATATTGATGGTCCGGCCCGTCAGCCGGGCCGACAGCTCGTCGCTGAGGACCTGCATGTAGCGGGCCAGGACCACCAGTTCCACATCGTATTCATCCACGAGCTGCAGCAGGCGCGCCTCCTGCGCCGGCTTGGTCTCCTGGGTGACCGGGAGGTGGAAGAACGGGATGCCGTGCCACTTCACCAGGTCCTCATGGTCCGTGTGGTTGGAGACCACGGCCACGATTTCCACCGGCAGATCGCCCGTGCAGGCCCGGAACAGCAGGTCGTTGAGGCAGTGCCCGAACTTGGACACCATCACCAGCACACGGCGCTTGCGGCCGTGCGGCTCCAGCTGCCAGTTCATGGCCCACTCAGCGGCCAAGGGCTCGAAATCCCGGCGCAGGTCCTCTGTGGTCAACGGCTGCTTGCCGGCTGCGAAATGCACCCGCATAAAGAACTGCTGGGCCTGGCGGTCACCGAAGTGCTTGGTGTCGATGATGTCGCAGTCGTGATCCAGCAGGTACCCGGTGATCGCGTGGACAATCCCCGGGGACTCGGCGCAGTTGACGGTCAGAACATGTTCGGTTGCCACTTAGTTCTCCCGTGATGCCTTCGCGTCGGCCAGCTCAGCGTCGGCGG
Proteins encoded in this window:
- a CDS encoding GAF and ANTAR domain-containing protein — translated: MMIDQQVDWRVSGVLLDIRGHSEAASACALARIAASAVSEIAGHPVESTVTLVRPDGTPFTAATTDAAGGLSRWDQLAGRGPTSRALGGRLTIILNDHCLDRRWDEYPASLRSAGFRSAVAVPLRLERGYRAALTMYSAETNVFTPVVASQALAFSDVAATSLVLALQVRAGLAQSADLRAAMASRTAVNVACGVIMGQNGCSYEEALQMLTLASSHRNLTIRDAAEAMLRPLPGGVPPTHFQQRA
- the purU gene encoding formyltetrahydrofolate deformylase, with the protein product MATEHVLTVNCAESPGIVHAITGYLLDHDCDIIDTKHFGDRQAQQFFMRVHFAAGKQPLTTEDLRRDFEPLAAEWAMNWQLEPHGRKRRVLVMVSKFGHCLNDLLFRACTGDLPVEIVAVVSNHTDHEDLVKWHGIPFFHLPVTQETKPAQEARLLQLVDEYDVELVVLARYMQVLSDELSARLTGRTINIHHSFLPSFKGAKPYHQAYDRGVKTVGATAHYVNAELDEGPIIAQQVIDVDHTYTADDLVRVGRDAECKALSNAVRWHCEGRVMLDGGRTVVLR